Proteins encoded together in one Aminipila butyrica window:
- the rplA gene encoding 50S ribosomal protein L1, giving the protein MPKRGKAYKESAKLVDKTNLYEVNEAMDLILKTSKAKFDETVEVHIKLGVDGRHADQQVRGAIVLPHGTGKTKKVLVFAKGPKAQEAEAAGADYVGAEELAQKIQTENWFDFDVVVATPDMMGVVGRLGKVLGPKGLMPNPKSGTVTMDINKALEEIKAGKVEYRLDKTNIIHTPIGKASFGAEKLEDNFKALLEAVVKAKPAAAKGQYLRSVTVASTMGPGIKLNPMKLSN; this is encoded by the coding sequence ATGCCAAAGAGAGGCAAAGCGTACAAAGAATCAGCTAAATTAGTTGATAAGACAAATTTATATGAAGTGAACGAGGCTATGGATTTGATTTTGAAGACATCCAAGGCGAAGTTCGACGAGACTGTTGAAGTCCACATTAAGCTGGGCGTTGACGGAAGACATGCAGATCAGCAGGTAAGAGGCGCTATCGTGCTTCCTCACGGAACTGGTAAGACCAAGAAGGTCCTGGTATTCGCCAAGGGTCCGAAGGCACAGGAAGCAGAGGCAGCAGGTGCAGATTACGTAGGTGCAGAGGAACTGGCTCAGAAGATTCAGACTGAAAACTGGTTTGACTTCGATGTAGTAGTAGCCACTCCGGATATGATGGGTGTCGTTGGTAGACTTGGTAAGGTTCTGGGTCCTAAGGGACTGATGCCAAACCCGAAGTCTGGAACGGTAACTATGGATATCAATAAGGCGCTGGAAGAAATTAAGGCTGGTAAAGTGGAATACCGTCTGGATAAGACGAATATCATCCACACACCAATCGGTAAGGCTTCTTTCGGAGCAGAAAAGCTGGAAGACAACTTCAAAGCTTTACTGGAAGCAGTAGTAAAGGCAAAGCCGGCAGCAGCAAAAGGTCAGTACCTGAGAAGCGTAACAGTTGCTTCAACCATGGGCCCTGGCATCAAGCTGAATCCGATGAAGCTTTCTAACTAG
- the rplJ gene encoding 50S ribosomal protein L10: MSIEAQKEKQLIIDEIKDKLERAQSAVVIDYIGTTVAQADAMRKKLRAANVDYTIYKNTLVKRAIQGTQYEGLAEVLEGPSAVAISYEDAVAPARVINGVIKEYKKMAFKAGVVEGKFFDAQGIEAIASLPAREELIAKFMGSIQSPVSKAVRTFQAIADAKAEAEA; encoded by the coding sequence ATGTCAATAGAAGCACAGAAAGAAAAACAACTGATCATTGACGAGATAAAGGATAAGCTGGAACGAGCTCAGTCAGCCGTAGTTATCGATTACATCGGAACTACTGTTGCTCAGGCGGATGCTATGAGAAAGAAGCTTCGTGCTGCCAACGTGGATTACACTATTTACAAGAATACTCTTGTAAAGCGGGCTATCCAGGGCACTCAGTATGAAGGTCTTGCTGAAGTATTGGAGGGACCTAGTGCCGTAGCCATCAGCTACGAGGATGCAGTTGCTCCAGCCAGAGTTATCAATGGCGTGATTAAAGAATACAAGAAGATGGCCTTTAAGGCTGGCGTAGTAGAAGGAAAGTTCTTTGATGCTCAGGGCATCGAAGCTATCGCTTCCCTGCCGGCAAGAGAAGAACTGATTGCCAAGTTCATGGGAAGCATCCAGTCCCCTGTATCCAAGGCAGTTCGTACTTTCCAGGCGATTGCAGATGCCAAGGCAGAAGCTGAGGCGTAA
- the rplK gene encoding 50S ribosomal protein L11, whose product MAKKVEGLIKLQIAAGNATPAPPVGPALGQKGVNIMDFCKQFNARTQDQPGMVIPVVITVYADRSFTFITKTPPAAVLLKKAAGLTAASGEPNKKKVATLTEEQVREIAKIKMPDLNAADLDAAASMVKGTARSMGIVIEG is encoded by the coding sequence ATGGCAAAGAAGGTTGAAGGTCTGATTAAATTACAGATTGCAGCAGGTAATGCAACACCAGCACCTCCAGTAGGTCCGGCATTAGGTCAGAAGGGCGTGAATATCATGGACTTCTGTAAGCAGTTCAACGCTAGAACCCAGGATCAGCCAGGAATGGTTATTCCAGTTGTAATCACCGTTTATGCAGACAGATCATTTACATTCATCACAAAGACTCCTCCTGCAGCAGTATTGTTAAAGAAGGCAGCCGGTTTAACAGCAGCGTCTGGCGAACCGAACAAGAAGAAAGTAGCTACTTTAACAGAAGAGCAGGTTCGTGAGATTGCGAAGATTAAGATGCCAGACTTAAACGCAGCAGATTTGGATGCAGCAGCATCTATGGTCAAGGGTACTGCAAGAAGCATGGGTATCGTTATAGAAGGTTAA
- the rpsL gene encoding 30S ribosomal protein S12 — protein sequence MPTINQLVREGRKSVVKKSNSPALLKGLNSIKRVPTDIAAPQKRGVCTSVKTVTPKKPNSALRKVARVRLTNGIEVTAYIPGIGHNLQEHSVVLIRGGRIKDLPGVRYHIVRGTLDTAGVNNRLQARSKYGAKRPKAKK from the coding sequence ATGCCTACTATTAACCAATTAGTACGTGAAGGTAGAAAATCCGTAGTTAAGAAGTCCAACTCACCGGCGTTGCTGAAGGGATTAAACTCTATTAAGAGAGTGCCTACAGACATCGCTGCCCCTCAGAAGAGAGGCGTTTGCACTTCCGTGAAGACCGTGACACCAAAGAAGCCGAACTCAGCCTTGAGAAAGGTTGCCAGAGTACGTCTGACAAACGGTATCGAAGTAACTGCTTACATTCCAGGTATTGGCCATAACCTTCAGGAGCACAGTGTGGTACTGATCAGAGGCGGAAGAATCAAAGACCTTCCGGGTGTACGTTACCACATCGTTCGAGGAACGCTGGATACTGCTGGTGTAAACAACAGATTACAGGCTCGTTCCAAGTACGGTGCAAAGAGACCAAAGGCAAAGAAGTAA
- the rpsG gene encoding 30S ribosomal protein S7, which produces MPRKGNTPKREVLPDPVYGNLVIAKLINSIMLDGKKGVAQAIVYNAFDMIKEQTGEEAIEVFEKAMNNIMPVVEVKARRVGGANYQVPIEVRAERRQTLGLRWLTKYTRARGEKTMYERLAKELMDAANGTGGSVKKKEDTHKMAEANKAFAHYRW; this is translated from the coding sequence GTGCCAAGAAAAGGTAATACACCAAAGAGAGAAGTACTTCCAGATCCGGTTTACGGAAACTTAGTCATCGCAAAGCTAATCAACAGCATCATGTTAGACGGAAAGAAGGGCGTAGCCCAGGCTATCGTATACAATGCTTTTGATATGATTAAGGAGCAGACTGGGGAAGAAGCCATTGAAGTATTTGAAAAAGCAATGAACAACATCATGCCGGTTGTAGAAGTTAAAGCGAGAAGAGTGGGCGGTGCCAACTACCAGGTTCCAATTGAAGTTCGGGCTGAAAGACGCCAGACACTGGGTTTGAGATGGTTGACGAAGTACACTAGAGCCAGAGGCGAAAAGACCATGTACGAAAGACTGGCCAAAGAGCTGATGGATGCTGCTAACGGTACAGGCGGATCAGTAAAGAAGAAGGAAGATACCCACAAGATGGCAGAGGCTAATAAGGCATTTGCACATTACAGATGGTAA
- the rplL gene encoding 50S ribosomal protein L7/L12, which translates to MNKEQIIEAIKAMTVLELNELVKACEEEFGVSAAAPVAVAGAGGAAEAAEEQTEFTVVLTSAGAEKIKVIKVVRELTGLGLKEAKELVDGAPSNLKEGIEKAEAEALKKQLEEVGAAVEIK; encoded by the coding sequence ATGAACAAGGAACAGATTATCGAAGCTATCAAAGCGATGACAGTTTTAGAATTAAATGAGTTAGTTAAAGCATGTGAAGAAGAATTCGGCGTATCCGCAGCAGCTCCAGTAGCAGTTGCAGGTGCAGGCGGAGCTGCTGAGGCTGCTGAAGAGCAGACTGAGTTCACTGTTGTACTGACTAGCGCTGGCGCAGAAAAGATCAAGGTTATCAAGGTTGTTAGAGAACTGACTGGCCTGGGTCTGAAGGAAGCAAAGGAATTAGTAGACGGAGCTCCTTCCAACTTAAAGGAAGGCATCGAAAAGGCAGAAGCCGAAGCTCTGAAGAAGCAGTTAGAAGAAGTAGGCGCTGCTGTAGAAATCAAATAA
- the rpoC gene encoding DNA-directed RNA polymerase subunit beta', protein MSDNNTYELNNFEALQINLASTDKILSWSHGEVKKPETINYRTLKPEKEGLFCERIFGPTKDWECHCGKYKRIRYKGIVCDRCGVEVTKAKVRRERMGHIALAAPVSHIWYFKGIPSRIGLVLDISPRNLEKVLYFAAYIVTDPGDTSFGYKEILTEQQYREAKERYGSAFKAGMGAEAIRDLLAQIDLPDLAEDLRKKLKDASGQKKIRIVRRLEVIEALRISNNKPEWMILEVIPVIPPDLRPMVQLDGGRFATSDLNDLYRRVINRNNRLKRLLELGAPDIIVRNEKRMLQEAVDALIDNGRRGRPVTGPGSRPLKSLSDMLKGKQGRFRQNLLGKRVDYSGRSVIVVGPELRFYQCGLPKKMALELFKPFIMKKLVQNGHAHNIKSAKRMVEKVKPEVWDVLESVIKEHPVMLNRAPTLHRLGIQAFEPVLVEGKAIKLHPLVCTAFNADFDGDQMAVHVPLSVEAQAEARFLMLSVNNILAPKDGSPITTPTQDMILGSYYLTHPGIDDRSTEAEKGDGKVFTDFDEMMMAYQNGVVGLHARVKVRRYCDEEDSRGKLVESTVGRFIFNANIPQDLGYVDRKSDRHSLEVDFLCDKKKLGQIIDKCYRVHGNTGTAIMLDAIKDMGFHYSTKGAVTISISDMEIPDEKPAILAKAGEQVDKYEKAYRAGLVSNQERYEKVISIWNKATDDIADALMNSLGTLNNLFIMAHSGARGSKNQIKQVGGMRGLMANASGKTIEIPIKANFREGLSVLEYFISTNGARKGLADTALRTADSGYLTRRLVDVSHNVIVREVDCGTDEGIEVRAFTDGKEVIEALKLRIVGRISLTDIYDPNTGALIVEQNEEISEAAAEHIENCGIEAVAIRSVMTCHSTSGICAKCYGRNLATGETVNIGEAVGITAAQSIGEPGTQLTMRTFHTGGVAGSDITQGLPRVEELFEARKPKGLAEICEADGTVISIETRKDNKTEVKIRGEEELAYVVPYGARINVREGDYILAGGSITKGPLNPHDILRLNGVEGVYQYLLKEVQRVYKQQGVDINDKHVEVIVSQMLSKCKIEEAGDTSLLPGGLYSLFEIDEANAAAVANGGEPAYGKRVLLGITKASLATNSFLSAASFQETTRVLTDAAIKGKKDGLLGLKENVIIGKLIPAGTGMKRYKGIDLDYGVNTELMESFARDNDEDEEEDFEDLADMESVVDTDFAGAEIVELEDTE, encoded by the coding sequence TTGAGCGATAATAACACCTACGAATTAAATAATTTTGAAGCCCTACAGATTAATTTGGCTTCTACAGACAAAATCCTCAGCTGGTCACACGGCGAGGTGAAAAAGCCAGAAACCATCAATTACCGGACCTTGAAGCCGGAAAAAGAGGGATTATTCTGTGAACGGATTTTTGGACCTACTAAGGATTGGGAATGCCACTGCGGTAAGTACAAGCGCATCCGTTATAAGGGCATTGTCTGCGACCGCTGTGGTGTAGAAGTGACCAAGGCAAAGGTGAGAAGAGAGCGCATGGGCCATATCGCCCTAGCGGCTCCAGTCTCCCATATCTGGTATTTTAAGGGCATTCCTAGCCGGATTGGCCTGGTGCTGGATATTTCCCCTAGAAATCTGGAAAAGGTGCTGTACTTTGCGGCTTACATTGTGACCGACCCAGGAGACACCAGTTTCGGCTACAAGGAGATTTTGACGGAGCAGCAGTACAGAGAAGCCAAAGAAAGATATGGAAGTGCCTTTAAGGCTGGTATGGGTGCAGAGGCTATTCGGGATTTGCTGGCGCAGATCGACCTGCCGGATTTGGCGGAAGATTTGCGGAAAAAGCTGAAAGATGCTTCTGGACAGAAAAAGATTCGAATTGTCAGACGACTGGAAGTTATTGAGGCCTTAAGAATCTCCAATAACAAACCGGAATGGATGATTCTGGAAGTGATTCCAGTTATTCCACCGGATTTGAGACCGATGGTACAGTTGGATGGTGGCCGTTTTGCTACCTCCGACTTAAACGACTTATATAGAAGAGTAATCAACCGAAATAACCGTTTGAAGCGGCTTCTGGAGTTGGGCGCACCAGATATCATTGTCCGAAACGAAAAGCGTATGCTTCAAGAAGCGGTAGACGCTCTTATCGACAACGGCAGAAGAGGCCGTCCGGTGACGGGACCTGGTTCCAGACCGCTGAAGTCTCTTTCCGATATGCTGAAGGGAAAGCAGGGACGATTCCGGCAGAACTTGCTGGGTAAGCGTGTAGACTACTCAGGACGTTCCGTAATCGTTGTAGGACCGGAACTTCGGTTCTACCAGTGCGGATTGCCAAAGAAGATGGCATTAGAGCTGTTCAAGCCATTTATCATGAAGAAATTGGTGCAGAACGGTCATGCTCATAACATTAAGAGCGCTAAGCGAATGGTGGAAAAGGTGAAGCCGGAGGTTTGGGACGTTTTAGAAAGCGTTATCAAGGAGCATCCGGTTATGCTGAACCGTGCTCCGACCCTGCATAGACTGGGAATCCAGGCTTTTGAGCCGGTGCTGGTAGAAGGTAAAGCCATCAAGCTTCACCCGCTGGTATGTACGGCCTTCAACGCAGACTTTGACGGAGACCAGATGGCTGTACATGTGCCGTTATCTGTTGAGGCTCAGGCAGAAGCCAGATTCCTCATGCTGTCTGTCAACAATATTTTGGCGCCGAAGGACGGCTCTCCGATTACAACACCTACTCAGGATATGATTTTGGGAAGCTATTACCTGACACATCCAGGAATAGACGACCGGAGCACGGAAGCTGAAAAGGGTGACGGTAAAGTATTTACAGACTTTGATGAAATGATGATGGCGTATCAGAACGGCGTAGTGGGACTTCATGCCAGAGTTAAGGTGAGAAGATACTGCGACGAAGAAGATAGCAGAGGCAAGCTGGTAGAATCTACTGTAGGCCGGTTTATTTTCAACGCTAATATTCCACAGGATTTAGGTTATGTGGACAGAAAGAGTGACAGACACTCCTTAGAAGTAGATTTCTTGTGTGACAAGAAAAAGCTGGGTCAAATCATCGACAAGTGCTACCGGGTACACGGCAACACGGGAACAGCGATTATGCTAGATGCCATCAAGGACATGGGCTTCCACTATTCTACTAAGGGAGCTGTAACCATCAGCATTTCCGACATGGAGATTCCAGATGAAAAGCCGGCAATCCTAGCTAAGGCAGGAGAGCAGGTAGACAAATACGAAAAAGCTTATCGAGCCGGATTGGTATCCAACCAGGAGCGGTATGAAAAAGTTATCAGCATTTGGAATAAAGCTACCGATGATATCGCCGATGCACTGATGAACTCTCTGGGAACCTTGAATAACTTGTTTATCATGGCTCATTCCGGAGCTCGAGGAAGTAAGAACCAGATTAAGCAGGTAGGTGGTATGCGAGGCCTGATGGCTAACGCTTCCGGTAAGACGATTGAAATTCCTATCAAGGCTAACTTCCGTGAGGGACTGTCTGTATTGGAATACTTCATTTCTACTAACGGTGCCCGAAAGGGTCTGGCGGATACTGCCCTGCGAACTGCGGACTCCGGATACTTGACCAGGCGTTTGGTAGACGTATCCCATAACGTAATCGTTCGGGAAGTAGACTGCGGTACAGATGAAGGTATCGAAGTTCGGGCCTTCACCGACGGCAAAGAAGTCATCGAAGCGCTGAAGCTGCGTATCGTCGGCAGAATTTCTCTGACAGACATTTACGATCCAAATACAGGAGCGTTGATTGTAGAGCAGAATGAAGAAATTTCCGAAGCGGCGGCAGAACATATTGAGAACTGCGGCATCGAGGCAGTGGCTATCCGCTCCGTTATGACTTGCCACAGCACCTCTGGCATTTGCGCTAAGTGTTACGGCAGAAACCTGGCTACTGGCGAAACCGTGAACATCGGCGAAGCCGTAGGTATTACAGCAGCTCAGTCCATCGGTGAACCGGGTACACAGCTGACCATGAGAACCTTCCATACGGGTGGTGTAGCGGGAAGCGATATTACCCAGGGTCTGCCGAGAGTTGAGGAGCTTTTCGAAGCTAGAAAGCCGAAAGGTCTGGCTGAAATCTGCGAGGCTGACGGTACGGTCATCTCCATTGAGACCAGAAAAGATAACAAGACAGAAGTCAAGATTCGCGGCGAAGAAGAATTGGCCTATGTGGTTCCGTACGGTGCTAGAATCAATGTGCGAGAAGGTGATTACATTCTGGCCGGTGGTTCCATCACAAAGGGCCCGTTGAACCCACACGACATTCTGCGGTTAAACGGTGTCGAAGGGGTATACCAGTACTTGCTGAAGGAAGTACAGCGGGTATATAAGCAGCAGGGTGTAGACATCAATGATAAGCATGTAGAAGTTATCGTCAGTCAGATGTTGTCTAAGTGCAAGATTGAAGAAGCGGGAGATACTTCACTGCTTCCGGGCGGACTGTACAGCTTATTTGAGATTGACGAAGCAAATGCGGCGGCTGTTGCAAATGGCGGTGAGCCGGCTTACGGCAAGCGCGTGCTGCTGGGTATCACCAAGGCTTCCCTGGCTACCAATTCCTTCCTGTCAGCGGCATCTTTCCAGGAGACCACCAGAGTTCTCACAGATGCAGCGATCAAGGGTAAGAAGGATGGCTTGCTGGGCCTGAAAGAAAATGTTATCATCGGTAAGCTCATACCGGCAGGTACGGGCATGAAGCGGTATAAGGGCATTGACCTGGATTACGGCGTGAACACCGAGTTAATGGAATCTTTTGCTAGAGATAACGATGAAGATGAAGAAGAAGACTTCGAAGATCTGGCAGATATGGAATCCGTAGTGGATACTGACTTTGCAGGAGCAGAGATTGTGGAGTTAGAGGATACAGAATAA
- the rpoB gene encoding DNA-directed RNA polymerase subunit beta, with translation MLTPVTVGRKQRMSFSKIHEVAEMPNLIEIQTESYDWFIREGLYEVFEDISPIKDYAGNLVLEFIDYSLSDPPKYGQEECKERDVTYAAPLKVKVRLINKETGEVKEQEVFMGDFPLMTEKGTFIYNGAERVVVTQLVRSPGPYYDVTVDKSNNKLYSTTIIPNRGAWLEYETDSNEIISVRVDRTRKQPVTTLLRALGFGSDEEIVAIFGEDPRLRKSLDKDPTDNYEDGLKEIYKKLRPGEPPTVESAKSFLDALFFDPKRYDLAKVGRYKYNKKLGLSNRIIGAVAAEDVFDPNTGEILAEKGQKISRELGFQIENAGVKEIFAYGKNDEDHVTKIIGNRFVELKAYVDFDLSGIKVEEKVYYPVLMEILSECSTDEEIKEALVLRKHDLSPKHIIIDDIIASVSYILNLNFGIGAVDDIDHLGNRRLRTVGELLQNQFRIGLARMERVVKERMTIQDIEVTTPQALMNIRPVTAAIKEFFGSSQLSQFMDQTNPLAELTHKRRLSALGPGGLSRERAGFEVRDVHHSHYGRMCPIETPEGPNIGLIGSLTTYGKINEYGFIEAPYRPVDKATGVVKDYIEYLTADEEEMLIIAQANEPLDSESHFVNNKVASRGVGGDIDLVPRELIDYMDVSPKQVVSVATAMIPFLENDDANRALMGSNMQRQAVPLLIPDAPYVGTGMEYKAARDSGVVILAKNAGTVEYVDATKIRIKRDDGTGTDHYTMLKFKRANQSTCINQRPIVNHGEHIEKGEIIADGPSTDLGEIALGRNLLIGFMTWEGYNYEDAIILNERLVMEDKLTTLHIEEYESEARDTKLGPEEITRDIPNVSEEALRDLDEEGIIRIGAEVQPGDILVGKVTPKGETELTAEERLLRAIFGEKAREVRDTSLKVPHGETGIVVDVKIFSRENGDELPPGVNKLVRCYIITKRKISVGDKMAGRHGNKGVISRILPEEDMPFMENGEPLQVMLNPLGVPSRMNVGQVLEVHLGLAANFKDWYIATPVFDGANEWDIINLLKECGYPETGKLTLRDGRSGMPFDNPVTVGYMYMLKLHHLVDDKIHARSTGPYSLVTQQPLGGKAQFGGQRFGEMEVWALEAYGAAHVLQEILTVKSDDVVGRVKTYEAIVKGENIPEPGIPESFKVLIKEMQSLGLDVKVLTETDEEIEIRESTELEGISSLENIIDLDDGEETESFEEDFLDDGEEAEDDEEEDDDFDITDLENSEESHDLDDEL, from the coding sequence ATGCTAACACCCGTTACAGTAGGTAGAAAACAGCGCATGAGCTTCTCAAAGATCCATGAGGTAGCTGAAATGCCTAATCTTATCGAAATTCAGACCGAATCTTATGACTGGTTCATCAGAGAAGGTCTATACGAAGTTTTTGAAGACATTTCCCCCATCAAGGATTATGCAGGAAATTTAGTCTTGGAATTTATCGATTATTCCTTAAGCGATCCACCGAAGTATGGGCAGGAAGAGTGCAAGGAACGTGACGTAACATATGCAGCTCCATTAAAAGTAAAAGTTCGACTGATTAATAAAGAGACTGGGGAAGTGAAGGAACAGGAAGTGTTCATGGGTGACTTCCCACTGATGACAGAAAAAGGTACCTTTATATATAACGGTGCGGAGAGAGTCGTGGTAACGCAGTTAGTACGTTCTCCTGGACCGTATTATGATGTGACTGTGGATAAGTCCAACAATAAGCTCTATTCCACCACTATCATTCCGAACCGTGGAGCTTGGCTGGAATACGAGACGGATTCCAATGAAATTATCTCTGTTCGAGTGGACCGAACCAGAAAACAACCGGTGACTACGTTGCTGCGAGCTTTGGGCTTTGGCTCCGACGAGGAGATTGTAGCTATTTTTGGTGAGGACCCGAGACTGCGCAAATCCTTGGACAAGGACCCGACGGATAATTACGAAGATGGTCTCAAGGAAATTTATAAAAAACTTCGACCTGGCGAGCCGCCAACAGTAGAAAGCGCTAAGTCTTTCTTAGATGCGCTCTTCTTTGACCCGAAGCGGTATGACTTGGCAAAGGTAGGTCGGTATAAGTACAATAAGAAGCTGGGGCTGTCCAATCGGATTATTGGCGCAGTAGCAGCTGAAGACGTGTTTGACCCAAATACTGGTGAGATTCTGGCAGAAAAAGGTCAGAAGATTTCTAGAGAATTGGGATTCCAGATTGAAAACGCCGGCGTAAAGGAGATTTTCGCCTACGGAAAGAACGATGAGGATCACGTAACCAAGATCATTGGTAACCGTTTCGTAGAGCTGAAAGCCTACGTAGACTTTGACTTGTCTGGAATTAAGGTTGAAGAAAAGGTTTATTACCCTGTTCTGATGGAGATTCTTTCAGAATGCTCTACGGACGAGGAAATAAAGGAAGCTTTGGTTTTGAGAAAACATGATTTATCACCAAAGCACATTATTATAGATGATATTATCGCCTCTGTCAGCTATATTCTCAACTTGAACTTTGGCATCGGTGCGGTGGACGATATCGACCATTTAGGCAATCGAAGACTGAGAACGGTTGGAGAACTGCTGCAAAACCAGTTCCGTATCGGCTTGGCTCGTATGGAGCGAGTGGTAAAGGAACGTATGACCATTCAGGACATTGAGGTGACGACACCACAGGCGCTGATGAACATCCGTCCGGTAACTGCCGCTATCAAGGAGTTCTTCGGAAGCTCCCAGCTGTCTCAGTTCATGGACCAGACTAATCCGTTGGCGGAGTTGACTCACAAGAGAAGACTGTCTGCCCTGGGACCTGGTGGATTGTCCAGAGAGCGAGCTGGCTTCGAAGTTCGAGACGTACACCATTCTCATTATGGTAGAATGTGTCCAATTGAAACACCGGAAGGTCCGAACATCGGCTTGATTGGTTCCCTGACTACCTATGGAAAGATCAACGAATACGGCTTTATAGAAGCGCCTTACCGACCGGTAGACAAAGCCACCGGCGTGGTAAAGGATTACATCGAATATTTGACGGCTGACGAAGAAGAAATGCTGATTATTGCTCAGGCAAATGAGCCGCTGGATTCTGAAAGCCATTTTGTAAACAATAAAGTTGCCTCCAGAGGGGTAGGCGGCGATATCGATTTGGTTCCAAGAGAACTGATCGACTACATGGACGTATCCCCGAAACAGGTTGTATCCGTAGCGACAGCGATGATTCCATTCTTGGAAAACGATGACGCCAACCGAGCCCTGATGGGATCCAACATGCAGCGGCAGGCGGTACCTCTTTTGATTCCGGATGCACCGTATGTAGGTACTGGTATGGAATATAAGGCTGCTCGGGATTCCGGTGTAGTCATTCTGGCCAAGAATGCTGGTACAGTGGAATACGTAGATGCGACGAAGATTCGCATTAAGCGGGACGATGGAACGGGTACGGACCATTACACCATGCTGAAGTTTAAGCGAGCCAACCAGAGCACTTGTATCAATCAGCGACCGATTGTCAACCATGGAGAGCACATTGAAAAGGGTGAGATCATCGCAGATGGTCCGTCCACTGACCTGGGTGAGATTGCTTTGGGCAGGAACCTGCTCATCGGCTTCATGACTTGGGAAGGCTACAATTACGAGGATGCAATCATTCTTAACGAGCGCTTGGTTATGGAAGATAAGCTGACTACCCTCCACATTGAGGAATATGAGTCAGAAGCCAGAGATACAAAGCTGGGGCCTGAGGAAATTACGAGAGATATTCCGAATGTCAGCGAGGAAGCACTGCGAGATTTGGATGAAGAAGGCATTATCCGTATCGGTGCCGAGGTTCAGCCGGGAGATATCCTGGTGGGAAAGGTGACACCAAAGGGTGAAACAGAACTGACGGCAGAAGAGCGGTTGCTGCGGGCGATCTTCGGTGAAAAGGCCAGAGAGGTGCGAGACACGTCCCTGAAGGTGCCTCACGGCGAGACGGGTATCGTAGTTGACGTTAAAATTTTCTCCCGGGAGAACGGCGATGAGCTACCTCCAGGAGTGAATAAACTAGTGCGCTGCTACATTATTACGAAGAGAAAGATTAGCGTAGGCGACAAGATGGCCGGCCGTCACGGTAACAAGGGTGTTATCTCCCGGATTCTGCCGGAAGAGGATATGCCGTTTATGGAAAACGGCGAGCCTTTGCAGGTTATGTTGAACCCGCTGGGCGTACCTTCTCGAATGAACGTTGGGCAGGTATTGGAGGTCCACTTGGGGCTGGCTGCTAATTTCAAAGATTGGTATATTGCCACACCAGTATTTGACGGAGCGAACGAGTGGGATATCATCAACCTGCTGAAGGAATGCGGATATCCGGAAACCGGAAAGCTGACTCTGCGAGATGGCCGCTCTGGTATGCCATTCGACAATCCGGTAACAGTAGGCTATATGTATATGCTGAAACTGCACCATCTGGTTGATGACAAGATTCACGCCAGAAGTACCGGTCCTTACTCCCTGGTAACACAGCAGCCTCTGGGCGGTAAAGCTCAGTTCGGCGGACAGCGTTTCGGAGAGATGGAAGTATGGGCTCTAGAGGCCTATGGTGCTGCTCATGTGCTGCAAGAAATCTTGACAGTGAAGTCCGATGACGTGGTAGGTCGTGTAAAGACTTACGAAGCCATTGTAAAGGGCGAAAACATTCCTGAGCCGGGCATTCCAGAATCCTTTAAGGTTCTGATTAAGGAAATGCAGAGTTTAGGTCTGGACGTGAAGGTCCTCACAGAAACGGATGAAGAAATTGAGATTAGAGAATCCACCGAGCTGGAGGGAATATCCAGCTTAGAGAATATCATCGACTTAGACGACGGAGAAGAGACGGAATCTTTTGAAGAAGATTTCTTGGACGACGGCGAAGAGGCAGAAGATGATGAGGAAGAGGATGACGATTTCGACATAACGGATCTTGAAAACAGTGAAGAGAGCCACGATCTTGATGATGAGTTATAG